One Ictalurus furcatus strain D&B chromosome 7, Billie_1.0, whole genome shotgun sequence genomic window, ggaaggagtctgcagtgtcagcacttcgtaaaaaagtcagaggtaaagctgtaactttaagttttcccacatcttcaggacagaggagtttacacttctttactgtttctcactaacaccacAAACTGTGATTATtctgagagaataaagagagagaataaagagagggaatagcgagagagaataaagatagaaaataaagagagagaatagagagagaggctggtgagggaacgactgtttatagctgctataacataagtgacaacaggaactaacctttCTCGCtgaaattaaatataactataaatggataaaaagtatgacgtttTTTAATAAACCAAAAATTGTAATCGCtggtgaatttattttatttgaggaTTCTAAACTGTAAATATGATAATATAAGAATGTACTCAGTGTagttgtggtgtgtatgtgtgcgtgtatgtgtgtgcagggtTGCGGGTGTGGGATGTGGATCTGACGGTGTGTAATTTGGATGAAGAGCTAAGAGTGTTTGTGAGTCGTCACTCCTCTCAGAGATGCAGTGATGTTAAAGGTGAGCATgcacacataaaacacacacacacacacacaccttgtctCCACAGTTTACCTGTACTTCTGCTGATTGACTTCAGCAATGACATCATCTGTGCAGCCAAGACAAAGCTCTGCCAacattaaaccaaaaaaaaaaagacaaagattgCCCTGTTTATTTTACGTAAGTATGTATAGACGTGTGTGTGAGGAATTTGTtggtataaaaataacaatatggCATACAAAGgggaaatatacaaaataaaaatatagaaacatgtaaaaagcataaataaataatgaaatataaacactgtaatGGAGAAGGATTACAGCACAAACAAGTGATTTAAATAACTCTGAGTCGGACATGAAAGACGGTCGTGTGGTTTATTACTCAACAAAACAGagctgctttgtgtgtgtgtgtttgtatgtctgtgtgtgtgtgtggttcaggAATGTTTCACATTCACATAACAATGACGCTGTTGTTTACTGAACAGATCTGATTGTGAgatgtgaatgtctgtgtgtgtgtgtgtgtgtgtgtgtgtgtgtgtgtgtgctaggcTTTGGTTGTGTGTTAAAATCACTGGAAGTTCAGGAAGGAAGTGCTAACGACCGATCGTTCAGTGGCAGAACATGACTCTCTCACCATGTCcaagttttttattttcctcaaaaatctttacaaaaaaaaacccccagtcCATATGCTTgatttttgacctttgaccccatGAACGTGGATCCAGGTTGAACAGGAAGTGTGGTTGTGAAAAAGGAAGTGGAGGTTGTACAACCTCTCCTTGGGACAAAGGAGAGAAGAAGTCGTGTTTGAGAACCAGAAATCGAAGTTATAACACCACAAACACGCAAAGGTCTGATATGCAGAAGGTCACTGTACTGTTTTTCTCcgtaatgaaaaaaaacaacaacgtatCTACTCGATTTGTTATGTAAAGCTGTTATTCGGACGCTTCAACGCTTTATACAGATTGTGTTTACATACGTGTCCAGGAGCAACGTAGTGTCCAGCTTCATCTCCTTCACTCCAGCTGCTAGTGTTTATTCTGCGTTTTTTCTTAGGTTTCAGCCAGAATGATCTGGCTGTGCTGGGAGTGTACTGATTTCATACTGAAATAGAGGGTGGAGTGAAGTGGCActgggggcgtgtctataaaatgactgacaggaggcccaTTCAAACATAGACAAGCGTTCTGGAAAATTAACTCCGTTTTCCAAACAGGTTTCTCTACCACAGAATACACTTGTGCTGAAGTCATGGCttaaacctttatttatttattttaatcatgttCTAGATATTTTTCCAGGTTATTTGCACATGTGAGAAATATCTGTTGCACATTTAACACACTTGGGCTGATAAACTGAGTAATAAACTGAAcctatattattgttttttttctgtttcagtgtCTAATCTGTCTCTAAAATCAGAGTGTTTGATTAAGAAATGTCTcctgatcagtgtgtgtgtgtgtgtgtgtgtgtgtgtgtgtgtgtaggtcagcGGATATTGGAGCTCAGTACGAGTGTGTTTAGCTGCAGAGTTGTCTTCAGTCCCTCAGAGGAAACTCTCTACTCTCAGGTTTGTTCAGGGGCTGATTAATAAACAAGCTAAATTTTATTCCAGATCCAGATGTGAATGTGATCcagattttatttgaataacaGAATCCAAGTAGAAATACTAGACTTGATAAAACTCGATTTTGTAACTTTTTGCATTGTGAAAATTTGAACAATTTTGTAATTTCAGGATCAGGAAAATCAACATATTGAGATCCATGGATTTCAGCATTAACCGCCTGTATTTGGCTGTATTatttatggtcatgtgacaaagTTTAACCAGTCAGAAAACAGCTGTTTCAAATTTTGGCTATATGAATAACTAAAGAAGCAGATTCTACACATAAATATCCATTTTAGAGTGATAAGTCTGTAAATACATGAATAACTAAATAAACCACTTggcaattcacacacacacacacacacacacacaaacattttatacattaataaatttctttgttttgtttgtaaggatgtacacatttacacatttatttaggtTCCAGAAAACAGTAATTACTATGACTTTATCCATGATTAGCATGCTAATATGTGCAGATATATGGCCTGATAACGGACACGTCTCAGCACAAGCTGCTCGTGCTGACTGGACGCTCCCTGGAGGACAGCGGGGACCTCGTCTTACACACCGGACATTTCACTCCAAACCACTTCATTCAGATCTTAACAGACGAAGAGGTCCATGaaaaattttatgttttttaactATTGATTTTTTGAAAAATGAGCCAAACTGTCAAATCTTTTGACAAAAACAGATTATGATGCACTgactgtgttattatttttgcacacAACAGATTCAACATCAACTGAACTCTGCGAGTGTGACAGGAAAAGCAACCCTCACCCTTAGCTGCCCGAAGACTGGAACATGGAAGAATTCCATACTCGGAAAACACaatttacaagatgtaatagaCATTAAGGTGAACCCTTTAATGGTGCTGCCAAAAATGGATGGCCTTCAGGAGTTCACCAATCATCTCTGCGAGAACATTGAGCCACCATCGCCTTTTGATCTACTAGAACCCCCAAGCACAGTGGGGTTCCTCAAACTCTGTCGTCCCTGCTGCTACATATTTCCAGGCGGGAGAGGGGACTGCGCCTTTTTCGCCGTCAACGGATTCAACGTCCTGGTCAATGGTGGATCGGATCCACGGTCTTGTTTCTGGAAGTTAGTCAGGCATCTGGACCGTGTAGATTCTGTTCTTCTATCTCACGCTGGGACTGATAATCTTCCAGGGATTAATAGTCTTTTTGCAAGAAAGGTTGCAGAGCTCGAGGAAGATAATTCCTCTGACtcagagaagaaggaaaaatggcaaaaaaatcTGATCTCTCCAGAGTTGGGCGTCGTTTTCTTTAATGCACCAAAAAGGCTGAAAAAAATTCAAGGTGATCCAAACGTGCTGCGAAGTAGTGATCAAGCAGGCTTTACTTTACGTCATTTGGAGAAGCTCAAGATCTCAGCAGAACCACTATTTCGCAATTCGAGCGGTCCCATAGAACCAGTGATTCTGTTTCAGAAAATGGGAGTCGGATGTCTTGAGCTGTTTGTCATTAACCCGGTTAAAGGCAGCAAAGAGTTTGAGGACTTCATGAACCGCTGGCCTGAAAACAGTACCAGTCCCAAAGGTTCGGAAGTTCCCTTAAGTTCTCTGGTGTCTATTTGCACTTTACTTGTATGGCATCCTGCTAGCCCACATGAAAAGATCATTCGAGTCCTTTTCCCTGGGTCGACGCCACAAACAAAGATACTGGAAGGTCTTGAAAAGCTGAAGCACCTAGATTTTCTCAAGTGCCCTGTAGTGTGCTCCAAAGATATCGAACCAAAGgcagaaaagaacccaaaacGAGCTGAGAGCCAAGATAGCCTCAAGTCTGGCATCAAAGAATCCAGGTCAAGCAGTGCCACAACAAAGGAGAAATCAGTCCGTGGGTATCCAGAGCCAAAAGACCAGGTCAAGGTCAAGTCTATGAATGGTGAAGAAAAACCGAAGACTGTTGAAATTGGTGTTAAGCCTAAACTGAACAAAACCATTGCAAGGAAGGAGTCTTTTAAAGCCAACAAAAAAGATGACAGGAGTACCATGACAGTGTCAAAAAAACAGGAAATCGGACAGAGGAAAATGTCAGGCAAAAAGGATTCCCCTTTGAACAAACAGAAGAACGATGAAAagactgaagaaagaaaaaacaatttgATGGGAAAAGAGGCCAAGAAACTGGCTCCAAGGTCTGCATCCCCTTCTGCAGACCCAAATAAATCTGCAAGtgcaaagaaaaatgaaatgaaagtaaaCAACGGGACAGAGGACAGAGTAAAAAGCAATAAATCTAACAAGGAGCAGCAAAACCAGAAGCTCTCAGGTGATGTGGGGGATCCAAAACCCTCAGAGATCTCTTCACCTGAGGATTTGACAGCAGAGTTTCTGGAAATGGAGAAAGAGCAGTCACATGAATTGTCTGCTAAAATTCCTGACATCCCATCAAGGAAGGAATCAGGAAGTGAGGACGATCCAAAAAACATCCATGTGAGTCCAGAGAAGTCTTTAGATGACATACTGAATCCTGTCAAGTCCACTGAGGCTTCGGGAATTGTCAAGACTCCAAAGAGTGAGCACAGTGTAAATATGGACCTTACACCCACTGAGTTTAACTGGCTTGATGGAGCTTTGAAGGACAATCCACCCAAAAGTGTCCAGGACGAAGTCTGCATTAGCCCAGATGAGAAGACCTTGGAGTTGAGTCCTCCAAGATCTGGTCCAAACAGTGCTGGTCATACACCATATCACCTTTCCCCTGAGGAAACTTGGGCCTCCAGAGACCGCAGCAGCTTAGTAGCTAAGATGTGCTTGGGATCAGACAGCCAGCAAGGAGGATCGTGTaagacttcagagactggatgTCCCAAAAGTACTCAAGAGAGCAACTCCAGTTCTTCTAAAGAGAAACACTCCAGTTTCCTGTCTCTGAGCTCTTCCAAGGACATTATGCCTGATATATCACCCACAGTGACCACCACCACCCACTCATTGCCTGCCGAAGTTAGCTCACCACAATCCACTGAGGTTGACGAGTCTTTATCGATGTCCTTTGAGCAGGTGCTTCCTACGGTCAGTGAATCCACAAATGAGGATGAGATGTCCTACTCTAATGGACACTATGCAGATCCTGACTTCAAAGTAGGCATGTCTTTGTCTTTAAAGATGGCACATACAAAGAGGGTGATGAACGATGCCTCGGATGGACGTCCTTCTGGACCACAGAGTCTGATGTTTGATGCTCCTAATGATGTCGACCTTTGTTTGGTTTCTCCCTGcgaatttaaacattttaaacatctaGAGAAAGATCAGCACACCCTTTCACCAGGACTTATGGCTACCAGCCCACATGACTTCTCAGATGACAGCGATCACTCCCAGGAAGTGGTGAAGCCCCTGCACCAGGCATTTTTCAGCAACAAGGCCACTCACCCAGCCCAGGAAACTCCTCTCACCTCTGCTAGCGACTACTTCCCCACTGGCTCGGATTCCGACCCTCAACCCGGTCTGGAGGAATGCCCTTCTATCACTGCAGACGGTGCGTTAGATTCTGATGAGGAAGCGGGTGTACACTGCTCCTCTGAGAACTTGAACCTGAATAATTCACCACTTCAGGATCCTCTTCCTGTTCCTCTCAAAGATATCCCTCCTCTTCCTGCCCAGCCTGGGGCCTGCATGCCTGATCCTGGGAAACTCGGTAAAACAGGTTCAAAGAACAGGAAGCTGACTGTGGTTACACAGAGGCTAAGTGCATCTAGCACTTCGGCACAAGCTAGCAAGAGCAGAACAGGGAGTCAGACTGGATCGGTTGGGAGTCTGAGGTCAAATTCTACTGCAGACACTCCAGTTTCACGTTCCTCCCATTCTGGTGCAAAAAGACCAACCACCACAGGTAGGAAAAGATTTATGAACAAAATACCAAGACGGTTGGTTTAACTAATAACTGTTGCAGGACATTACTTGAATACTTCCACTGAGCTAACTACAAGATATGAATGATCATGTCCTGTAGTTCCCTCAGTGTAAGTAAATCAGATTATAACATTTAATTCTtgttaaaaaatgtttgcagtCAGTCACTGTTTCctgtaaaatccaaatacaaAAGGATCAATTAGCGCTTGTCTAACTGGTTTTCTCCATAATCACCAGCAGGTATCAAGGGCATCACCTCTGTGTATTTGGACCTGGCGTACCTCCCATCTGGAAATGCAGCATCCACTATTGATGTTGAATTCTTCTGCCGTTTGCGATCATCCTGTTACATTATAAGTGGAGATGACACTTTGAAAGAAGACATGATGAGACCCATTCTGGATGCTTTGCTAGACGGAAAGTCTGTTTGGCCTGAAGATGTGCCGGTGAGTTCACACTTACCGTGATTATGGTTTCTTACCTTAAGGAGAGACAGGCAATAAGAAGGACAGTCAGTAAGAGATACAGCCAGTAAGAAGAATAGGAAGTAAGAGAGACAACCAATAAGAGAGACAACCAGTTAGTGAGCCAACCAATAAGAGCGCCAACCAGTAAGAGAACCATCCAGTAAGACAGGCAACCAGTAGGAGAGCCAGCCAGTAAGACAGACAACCAGTAAGAGAGCTAGCCAGTAAGAAAGACAATCAGTAAGAGAGACAACTAGTTAGACATTCAATAGGATAGCCAGCCAGGAGGGTTAAGGATACTAGGCTAAGAGTTTATCTGCATCTCTGTGCATGTCATTTCCTGTCTGCAGGTGACGTTAATCCCCACATTTGAGTCGATGATGATGCACGAGTGGTACCATCAGACCCaggagaagcagcagcagctgggCATCACAGTACTGGGTAGCAACAGCACAGTGGCCATGCAGGAGGAGACGTTCCCTGCCTGTAAAGTGGAGTTCTGACACACGGTGATGAAATAACAGGAAGAGTGGGCGGGGGCTAAAcacaacatttaattttaaataatgtttaaaaaaatcggcatagtgtagtgtatttgatggtataacacacactaacacatactaacacacattcacactaacacaccttGTTAAGGGGGTGTTAATGAGCTGATCAGGTTCTAACAAACACTAATGTACGCTATTACACTAACCACTATCCAGTCTTATTAGAATTTATCCTGTGGGTTCTAGGTGGTTCTAGGTTTAGCTGACATTCTAGTGAGTACACTAAGTAGGAATGAGTTCTAGGGTTTGGGACAGAGCCCTAAAATAGCTGTTGTTTTATTAAGTACACTAAGTAGGGATGAGTTCTAGAATTTTGGATGGAGCCTTAAAACTATGGAAGTTATAATCAGGAATATTATAGTTAATTCCTGACGTAGAACCAGGAAGTAGAACACAGGAAACAGGAGGTTTTTGACATTTCATTATCACACATTGCTGTGTatttcacatttacacatttaatctACATTTGAATCCTTTCATTGATGTAATAAACACCTGCAgcgtgtgtaacagtgtgttctTGCATGTGGTtccggtttgtttgtttaagattttttaaaaatcgcacaAGTATAATTCAGTTTAAGAAGCCAAAGTGTGGAAATAGCTGTAGACTGGAAGGACACGCATGTGTGAGAGGAACCTAGAAATAAGGACATTCTGATGaagaatattattaatattattatatagtaaataaagaattaatCTTCCGGATGCAGATTGAAAAAGGCTCCAATCATGAAGTTAGTGTAAACAGGTTCTCATTTCTCCTTttagataataaaaaaacagctaatTACATCTCTGATTTTCCAAAAAATCCATAAAGCACACATTAGTGAAGCTAGCTGTGTATATTTGCTGTGAAATGTCATGATTAGGAGTGAATAAATGATTACTGACTTAATAAATGATATTGTATTTAAACCGCTAGCAGTCTGTTACCTGTGTGCTGTGCGGAGTTAAAGTTCATTACTTCCCCATGGCAAAAATTTATTCCTCTAAATAGAATAATTGTGTTCATcatctaaaacattttcttttctttttttttcacttgctcCTGATGTTTTATTGTGCTGCTCATGTTATCTGAACATTCTGCACAGTTCAGAGACAtgtcctgctctaacacaccttgTTACACTTGGGCCGCTTTAATATATTATAGAAAAATACGCCATATTGTCATTCaccctgtttttgttttttttagttagcTGACCACTTTGTatctaacattaataataattcatttacatttagctAACTCACACTTACGCCACGTCTCCATGTGCACATTCAGTCAAGCtaaactttatgcaaatgagtcaCGTTGTGTCTAGCCAATCAGACTTTTAAATTTCACTTCTAAACTTCATACCATATCATACAATACAACATGATTAAATCCGTcatgaatttattatattatttggaATTATTTGAAAGAAAACACCAGATTACTAGTTAGCATGCTAGTCAGATTGCATAAACTAATGTTATCTAGCTAATACCGTGgttttactgttgttgttttttttggcatatttaacattaaacagatgatctgctcttctctgtttaCCTCCCTAAAGAAATGTTCAATACTCTCCCATTTTGTTTACCATAACAATCTATCACATCTATGTGAGCTGAGGTACATTTTGCTAGTCAGTCTGTTTTTTAGCTAGCTGGATCAGGTTAGCCGACTAGTTCTTTTAACTTAAGGTCTAAATGTAGACTTTTTAACACTAAAATGACCAATATCACTATAAAATTATAAACCCATGGTTAGAATTGTGTAGCTAAATAACACGTAATACATGGATATATAACATTTAACAATGTGTTAGAGCAGGACTCTTGAAGCACTTGGAAATACtgaaatttggaaaaaaattaaagattTATAATCAGGTCCTGAGTGTTTGTGATGTaatgctgctgctgtgtgtttaaCTGTGTGCTGTAACTTTCTCCTGCTGAAACACAGGATTTTATTTGGAAAGAAACTCCACATGGGCACGAGACGAGAGgaatgtgtgtaatataaaacagaaaagtGCGTTATACTGATTTgttattaaaatacaaatttaaaatggTTTTGAGTGGTGTCACATCCTGTTCTCTCACCTCATGTGTCTGAGTtattaaaggaaatgaaaaaatgttctGTCTGTCGACAAGatgtttgggttttgttttttttttaaagaaaaatgcattttgCTCAGAAGGTCTGAATGTAGAATTAATGAAGAAACCTGTAATCTGCAACAATTTCTAAAAGATTTACTACAGATTTAGTGgctaataaaaatattgtttctCCGCTGGCTATCAGTGTCATCTCAAGAGTtatatgaacattttttaaaaattagtacGCTCTCTTGGTGTAGTCAAaggatatacatttttttaatgattattataaCATGGTTTTATGTCCAGTGTTTAAAAATATCTGTTtgagtttaaacaaaacacaaaagattcCGCAGAAAAGTGTCCGAAAACTCTTGCACTTGTATGGAGCTAATGACTGAGGCCACAAAATAtggtaaatgtatatatttttataatttagTGTACAAAATAATTGTAAAAGAATAAACTGTGGAAACATGAAAGTGTAAATGCTTAATTCCAGAATATTCATATTatctttattttcataattttatccattattttataagaaacaaaacataacattggtttaaaaatatataaataaataatcagctacattattattttttggtgtgtgtgtaattactaGAATTAGAGATTAAATGATTCACGACTCTAAAAAGAATAGGGTGAGCCTAATTCTAATCTAGAATCTAATCTAACTAATCTAGCTCGTTTTTTCCCACTGCTTTTACTGATACGTTTAGAAGTtcaatttatttctatattatattataaagaaGAGGCGACGATTAAAACAGACGATGCTATTTTAATTCCGATACACAGAAATCCATCGCTGTCATTGACTAGTCAACTAGCTAGGGGGTCGACTCGAGTCACGTGACATCTACGTCATCTTTCCGCGACACCCCAGCTTGTCACTGCAGTGCGAGATGGCGTCGCAATCTGAAAACTCAGCTGCAGCAGACGCAGAACTGGATGAATTATTGGACAGTAAGATTTGCGATTCCAGATGAAGTGTTTTTACAGCTCAGAGCAAATAAAGCGGGCGAGCTGACACCTCCACAGCTAAAGAGCGGGTTagaaacaacacaaacagtAACTACAGGGAGAAAGGGAGAACTTGTGCACCAAGACTTTCATTACAATCACGAGGAAATATGTGTTCTCCCTTTATATGGTATTTTGTACTTCTCTAAAGTGTAAACGACAATCTAGATAACTGCATTGTTTAGATTCCTTGATTAACACTTTTCTTAAATTCGTTATTTATTGCAAACGCACGTTAAGCAGATAAAGGCAACTCTTTTCTGTCCTTACATTGGAAGTCACACTTTatcgtttattattatatattattattattatattattattataggataTGAAtcctcaaataataataaaaagctattAGAACCGGTGTCACTTTGTGGTACATACAGTGTGTTGATCTACTGCCTATAAGATAAAAATCTGGAAGGTTGTGTTTAAAACTTTAGCGGTTCCTCTCAGTTTGATATTTATCGTTAGGTTCTGTCATCACTTCACGAtaagtgttctctctctctctctctctctctctcccaggtGCACTGGATGACTTTGAGAAGACGAATGTTCCTCGTGCTCCTCCTGAAGCCCCCAGTGCAGAAGCGAAGACAGGGCAGAAGGTGaccattaaatttttttttattttaagctgACAAATAATCATAACATGCGATCAGCACCTTCATGTcttaatatgtgtatgtgtgtgtgtgtctgtagccGCCTCTGCTGGAGGACAGTCAGTTCTTCGAGTCTCTGTTTGAAGGAGAGATGGCTCACCAGGCGAGGGAGGAGTGGGAGAGAGCGATGGCTGAGCTCGCACAGGAAGAACCCGAGCTGATTCAGCAGTTCCACAAACTGTCCGAGGCCGCCGGGAAAGTGGGTACGTCAGCGTAACCTACAATACTCAGTACAGTTATGGATATTATCATCACGCAGACATTTTGATGTTATGAACGTGATGATGTGCAGGTACTGATGCAGTGTCTCAGCAAGAGTTTGCTTCCTGCCTCAAAGACACACTGAGCGGTTTGGCCAAAAACGCAGATAATctgcaggtaaaaaaaacacGCAGAGCACCAACAGCAGTGATTTCACCtggaatgaataataataattccgaCTTAAATTGAAAACTCATTATATTCACTATGCTTTAAGAATCCATTTCTCACtgcacaaaataaacatttgtcctctgcacgtgtgtgtgtgtgtgtgtgtgtgttttaccagACCACCGGATTGGCCGGGGAGGATCTGGCTAAAACGTTAGAAGGGCTGGGATTGGATGAGAACAGTGAAGGGGGCGGGGATGACGGAAATATCCTCCCCATCATGCAGTCCATCATGCAGAATCTTCTGTCCAAAGACGTGCTGTATCCATCACTCAAGGAGATCACAGAGAAGGTGAGTTTCACACTGAGTCAAGGTCAGGGAAGGGGTCAAGGGCAGGAAGAGAGTGTAAGAGGGGGAGCTATGTGTCACTCTTGAGCATATATCACGATTAGAGCATTAGAATGTGGCTTGTGAGAATATCTGTCCACAAGCTCCGTCTCATTCCCTCAGACCCTGCCCACTCCTCAGGCCCCATCAGGCTCCGTCTCCATCCACAATCtgacttttctgtccctttcttGAGCTCTAAACTTATGATGATCTCAGCACATTCCTGCTCTGTTTATTCTCTTCGTATGTGTCGTTTATTTGATGTAAAATGTCTGACTGCGTCTTTGTTCCTGCTGTCCCCGGTGTCCGGCAGTACCCTGAATGGTTGGACAGTAACAGACAGTCGctctcagctgaggacgtccaGCGGTACGAGCAGCAGCACAGGATCATGGGAGAAATTTGCAGCCAGTttgagagagacggagacacaGAGAGCAGCTTTGAGAACATTCTGGAGCTCATGCAGAAGGTACAGAAACGTTCATTCCCCGTGTCCCAGTCCGACTGATAGAGGAGGCTGttaacactctgtgtgtgtgtgtatatgtgtctatatatatatatatatgtatgtgtgtgtgtgtgtgtgtgtgtgtgtgtgtgtatatatatatataatataaatataacgaTGTGTCTTTTCACCCAGCTGCAGGATTTGGGTCACCCGCCGAAGGAGCTGGCCGGAGAAGCAGTGAGTGTCTTTAAATATCTGTTTGGCTGTTCTAGAACAGTTCTAGATTCCAAACTACATTCTCTTAGTCTCTGAtctgtgttagtgtgtgcacacacacttgagCGCATGTCTTTCTGCCCTGTGTTTTCCATCAGCCCCCTGGTCTGAACTTTGACCCGGAGTCTCTTCATCTTCCTGGAGCAGCAGGGGGGGAGCAGTGCTCAATCATGTGACCTCAGAGAGGCGGACATGTTAGCAGTATAACGATGATATAATgttgagagagagtgtgtgtgtgtgtgtgtgtgtgtgtgtgtgtgtgtgtgtggatggacggacggacggacggacggacggacagacagacagactattTAACATGAAATACTGCCTTTAattaaacagaataataattCACCCCACATTAGTCGGTTTACACAATAAAATCGGTTAACACCTTTTAGCTAACGTTAGTGTTACTTCTCTAGCAGTAGCAGATGTTTGCTAACTTTAGCTAAACTACTGTTGTGTAATTAAATACAAGTACTTTATCCAGGTAACATCCACTATTTTATGCTAATCAGTACACAGAGCTGAAAAAGCACCTTGCGATGATGATCGGCTGATTAAATTTATTAGAAGCTCCTCCGACTTTGATGGAGGTACACCAGTCAATATTGTGCTGTAATggatatattaaaaaacaaaaaaaatctgatcattATTCCATCTAATGGTTTTATATACATAATTATTGGGAATATTGTGTGATTTTTACAACACTAAGAGTGAAGCCATTTAAatgcaggtgtgtgagtgtgagagagagagtgtgagagtgatatTCTATTCCTTTAAATGTtgataaaatgtgatttattcctCAGTGATGTTTAGAACGTTTAGAATAATTAAAAGTGGCATGTGTTTGTGAAGCTCCTTGTCTCATCTCTAGCTGCACATACACCATGCTGTACCATTGTTTATCTTCTTGTCCTGCTCCATCTCtccggcgtgtgtgtgtgactgactCTGTGTTCAGTTTGAGTTCATGTTCAGTTTATTATCACTTACAAAATATCCAATTTGGGTGAGTGGGCgagtctgagatgcttttctgctcaccgcggaTGTAAAGGTTATTTGGTTTATTCTGGCGGCctcctctgaccatttcttatCAGCGAGGCGTTTCCAGCTGCAGAAGAAAGGGTGGCAGT contains:
- the pex19 gene encoding peroxisomal biogenesis factor 19, which codes for MASQSENSAAADAELDELLDSALDDFEKTNVPRAPPEAPSAEAKTGQKPPLLEDSQFFESLFEGEMAHQAREEWERAMAELAQEEPELIQQFHKLSEAAGKVGTDAVSQQEFASCLKDTLSGLAKNADNLQTTGLAGEDLAKTLEGLGLDENSEGGGDDGNILPIMQSIMQNLLSKDVLYPSLKEITEKYPEWLDSNRQSLSAEDVQRYEQQHRIMGEICSQFERDGDTESSFENILELMQKLQDLGHPPKELAGEAPPGLNFDPESLHLPGAAGGEQCSIM